From Bradyrhizobium symbiodeficiens, the proteins below share one genomic window:
- a CDS encoding glycosyltransferase, whose product MAQITAEDVLDLPATTRLVPAVRQPLSSSTWSVSVVIPAKNVAAYVGEAIASALAQGEVGEVIVVDDGSTDYTTAIVRGIRDPRLRLITNDSAGVSAARNLGARYARCDWLLFLDADDRLRPGAVEALLAAARGAPRAVLVYGDYNTIDSEGHQIGRRGLLKGRRKPSGDVLTRLAAGNFIVNGGIALARTEAFRAIGGFDTSLRYCEDWHCWCRLAAIGEFEFAPKLLLDYRLHTANTMNAAVRTPKDFFPAIARVFDDGLILARLPEGTAVGLRLAAELHLITYSAMQAVRFGRYRQAFFYLGMVGRRSLKALPRAAARTALARFGI is encoded by the coding sequence GTGGCTCAGATCACCGCCGAAGACGTTCTCGATTTGCCGGCCACCACACGCTTGGTTCCGGCGGTTCGCCAGCCGCTGTCGAGCTCGACCTGGTCGGTGTCCGTCGTCATTCCCGCCAAGAACGTTGCGGCCTATGTCGGCGAAGCCATCGCCAGCGCACTGGCGCAAGGCGAGGTGGGTGAAGTGATCGTCGTGGACGACGGCTCGACCGACTACACCACCGCCATCGTCCGCGGCATTCGCGATCCGCGGCTGCGCCTGATCACCAATGATTCCGCCGGCGTGTCGGCAGCGCGCAATCTCGGTGCGCGATATGCCCGCTGCGACTGGCTGCTCTTCCTCGATGCCGACGACCGCCTTCGCCCCGGCGCAGTGGAGGCGCTGCTGGCGGCGGCACGCGGGGCTCCGCGGGCGGTGCTCGTCTATGGCGATTACAACACGATCGACAGCGAGGGACATCAGATCGGCCGGCGCGGCCTGCTGAAGGGGCGCCGGAAGCCGTCCGGCGACGTGCTGACGCGGCTCGCCGCCGGCAATTTCATCGTCAATGGCGGCATCGCGCTCGCACGCACCGAAGCTTTCCGGGCCATCGGCGGCTTCGATACGTCCTTGAGATATTGCGAGGATTGGCATTGCTGGTGTCGTCTGGCGGCGATCGGCGAATTCGAGTTCGCGCCAAAACTGCTGCTCGATTATCGTCTGCACACCGCCAACACCATGAACGCCGCGGTTCGGACGCCGAAGGATTTCTTCCCTGCCATCGCGCGGGTGTTCGACGACGGACTGATCCTGGCACGCCTGCCCGAGGGCACGGCGGTCGGACTGCGCCTCGCCGCCGAACTTCATCTCATCACCTATTCGGCGATGCAGGCGGTTCGCTTCGGCCGATATCGCCAGGCGTTTTTCTATCTCGGAATGGTCGGCCGGCGCTCGCTCAAGGCGTTGCCGCGCGCCGCGGCCAGGACCGCCCTCGCCCGCTTCGGCATCTGA